In Ovis aries strain OAR_USU_Benz2616 breed Rambouillet chromosome 22, ARS-UI_Ramb_v3.0, whole genome shotgun sequence, the DNA window actttcagactTGATAAAGTTTGATGTGATTCCtgggtggcgctagcagtaaagaacccacctgccaattcaggataagagactcaggttcaatccctgagtgggaaagatcccctggcgtcaggaatggcagcccactccagtaatctagcctggagaatcccatggacagacgagcctggtgggttacggtctacagggttgcaaagatttgaacatgactgaagtggcttagcacagcGCGCAGCACTGGGCGTTTACTGGTGATCTTGAATTCAACAGAACTTGGACGGTATTCCCATGGCAGACATGCCCTCCCGTGACGGACCATCAGGGAGGCCGTGGGCCTTTGCCCGCTGCCCTCAGCCCTGTTGCATGCCCTCTTGCCCGCCTCTGTGGTCCATGCTTCTCAAGTGGCCTGCACCCGGCTCCcagcctcctgtgtccctgggcacCCACCCcctgggggggcggggaggagcctTCCAGCCAAAGGTGCCCAGGGCCACCTGGTGCAGACAGAGCTGCCATGGGGGGTCAGGCGGTCTCAGCAGCCTTGGTTCTTCTGGGGAAGAGTAGAAGCAGAAGTCCCTTGGAAGCTGTGAAACAGCAAAGCTCACTTATCTTTTCTGCTGTGATTGAATTGcacaagggagggagagacagaggtgcAGTGTTCTAAACTCTTGTCTGAAAGTCTGTTCTGTGctggaaaatgaaaactaacaGCTTTTAGCTTAAGCGGTCTCACAGATGGAGTCGCGTGTGTTTGCCGTTGTGTATCGCTGCTAGGGGAGGTGCAGCCTGTTTGGGCTTGGCTCTCGTTGTTTGGAGCAGTGTTCTGCGGCTTCAGGAGCGGCTCCTTCATGAGACGTGACTTCAGACGCCCCCAGCACGCAGGCCGGCTGGCCAGCGCTCTGGAAGGGTGCTGCCCTGAAGCCTTTCGAAGCAAGCGCGTGCCATTCTGGGGAGCCCTGGGGTGCTGGCCACGTGCTTGGCCTCAGCTGTGGGTCCTTGCGGAAGGGCGGCCTCCTGCCTTCTCTGGACctgcaggagggaggggaggggccggggGTACCAGACGGGAGGGGCGGTCCTTCCAGGTCAGAGTGGGCACGGGTGGCCTGTGGGGGGGTACCCTCGCCTGGAAGCAGCATTCAGGGGGGAGCAGGCTGACTCTCAGGCCCGGGGCTTACTGGGCCTGGCCGTGAGTGGCCCCCGCCCCCAGACACACACTGCCCCGGGGAACCTGGTCCCATGGGCTCTCCTGGGGCTGAAGGTCCTCCTGGGGATGCAGTTGGGATCTTCCTTCTGGGAGTGTTTCCCtcagggaggagggggtgagCGGATGAGGCCTGTGGGCAGGGGCCACTGGCCACCCAGCAGCCGGGTCCCACAGGCTGGGCCAGGCCTGTCCAGGAACGGAGGCCCCGTTTGCCTGCTTCCTGGGCCTCCGGGTCTGCGGCTGTGAGTTCCCCTCGTTCCAGGAACGGAGGCCTGGACGGTCAGTGCCTGTCAGCCAGTGGGCTTGATGCTGAGCACCTGATTTCAGAGCACGCAGCCTTCTCCTGGGCTGCCCCGGGCGGGTGCTGGGCGGGGGGGCATGCTCTGTTAAAGCCGGGAGATCCTGCTGGGCCCCCGCCCCTCACGTGGGGGCTGGGCGCGGGGGTCCTCCCTGTGCTGACCGCCCCTTTCTGTCTCCCCACGACCAGGTCCGGCCTCTTCGGCCTGCCCCCGTTGGCTCCGCTGACCCAGGCCCAGGACGCCCCTGTCAACGGCTGCCTCGGCCCGTCCCCTGCGGAGGGAGACGCGGAGGCCATGGCCCTGGGGACGGGCCCCCCGGTGCCTGCCGGCGGGGACGGGCCCCCCGAGCCGCCCCCGCCCCTGGTCCCGCCGCTGCCCGCCGGAAGCCTGCCCCCGTTCCCGCCCTACTTCGAAGGCGCCCCCTTCCCGCCCCCGCTCTGGCTGCGGAACACCTACCGGCAGTGGGTGCCGCAGCCGCCGCCCCGGGGCGTCAAGAGGACCCGCCGGCGCCTGTCCCGCAACCGCGACCCCGGCCGCCTGGCCCTGAGCCCCATCCGCCTGCGGCCGCGCCAAGTGCTGTGTGAGAAGTGCAAAAGCACCCAGAGCCCCCCGGAGGCCAGCGCCgggccccccgccgccccccggcCGCGCAGGGAGCCCCGCAAGCCCGAGGACGCCGACGGAGGAGGTGACGCGGCCGCCGCCAAGAGGAGCAGGCGCGAGCGGCGGGAGGAGGCGCGGGCGGGGGTGCCGCGGAGCCCGGCCATCAAGATCTCCTACAGCACGCCCCAGGGCACCGGGGAGGTGGTGGAGATCCCCCCCCGCGTGCACGGCTCCCTGGAGCCCTTCTGTCCACCCCCGGCCTCGCCCGGAGGCCCGGACCCTGAGCCTCCCAGGGACCGGCCAGCCGTCGGCGCCCCTGCCTCCATCCCCAAGCTGAAGCTGACGCGGCCCCTGCCCCCCGGGgcctccccgccgccccccaAGATCCGCCTGAAGCCGCGCCGCCTGGGGGCTGGCGAGCAGGAGCCCGTCTACAGGGCCGAGCTGGTGCAGGAGCTCAAGGGCCGAGGGCCCCCGGCCGACGGCGCCGCCCCGCATGGCGGGCTGGCGGACTCGCCCTCCGCGAGCTCTGGCGAGGACGACGACTGCAAGGGGTGCCCGCGGAGTGCCCACGGGCCTGACAGCGCCGGGCCGGTTTTCCTGGCTGCCTGCCCCGGGGGGAGCGGCTGCGCCGGCGAGCTGGCCTGGAGCGACAGCTTGGACGAGTCCAGGTCATCCGGCTCGGACGCGACGCTGCCGGACGCCTGCGACCTCTCGCCCGGCGGCGGCGTGCCCTCTTCCTCCAAGGGCACGAGGCCCACGGTCCCACCCCTGACGGTCAGGCTGCACACACAGAGCGTCTCCAAGTGCGTTACTGAGGACGGGAGGACCGTGGCCGTAGGGGACATCGTGTGGGGTAAGGTTCACGGCTTCCCTTGGTGGCCGGCACGTGTCCTGGACATTAGTCTTAGCCAGAAAGAGGACGGGGAGCCCTCCTGGCAAGAAGCAAAAGTCTCGTGGTTTGGTTCTCCAACTACGTCATTTTTGTCTATCTCAAAACTGTCCCCTTTCTCTGAATTTTTCAAACTGAGATTTAACCGTAAGAAGAAGGGAATGTATCGGAAAGCTATCACAGAGGCTGCCAATGCCGCCCAGCACGTGGCCCCAGAAATAAGGGAGCTCTTAACCCAGTTCGAAACGTAACCCGGGTTCCCACCCAGGTGAGTGTGTGCGTGGAGGGCTGCCTCCCTCCAGCTGCCCTGAGCCTGCGTCCGTGGCTGGGCTGTGCCTCCAACCTGGGCCTCGGTGAACCAGGGGGTGGAGGGACGC includes these proteins:
- the PWWP2B gene encoding PWWP domain-containing protein 2B isoform X1 codes for the protein MEPRAGCRLPVRVEQVVNGALLVTASCGERSFAGILLDCTKKSGLFGLPPLAPLTQAQDAPVNGCLGPSPAEGDAEAMALGTGPPVPAGGDGPPEPPPPLVPPLPAGSLPPFPPYFEGAPFPPPLWLRNTYRQWVPQPPPRGVKRTRRRLSRNRDPGRLALSPIRLRPRQVLCEKCKSTQSPPEASAGPPAAPRPRREPRKPEDADGGGDAAAAKRSRRERREEARAGVPRSPAIKISYSTPQGTGEVVEIPPRVHGSLEPFCPPPASPGGPDPEPPRDRPAVGAPASIPKLKLTRPLPPGASPPPPKIRLKPRRLGAGEQEPVYRAELVQELKGRGPPADGAAPHGGLADSPSASSGEDDDCKGCPRSAHGPDSAGPVFLAACPGGSGCAGELAWSDSLDESRSSGSDATLPDACDLSPGGGVPSSSKGTRPTVPPLTVRLHTQSVSKCVTEDGRTVAVGDIVWGKVHGFPWWPARVLDISLSQKEDGEPSWQEAKVSWFGSPTTSFLSISKLSPFSEFFKLRFNRKKKGMYRKAITEAANAAQHVAPEIRELLTQFET
- the PWWP2B gene encoding PWWP domain-containing protein 2B isoform X2, translated to MEPRAGCRLPVRVEQVVNGALLVTASCGERSFAGILLDCTKKSGLFGLPPLAPLTQAQDAPVNGCLGPSPAEGDAEAMALGTGPPVPAGGDGPPEPPPPLVPPLPAGSLPPFPPYFEGAPFPPPLWLRNTYRQWVPQPPPRGVKRTRRRLSRNRDPGRLALSPIRLRPRQVLCEKCKSTQSPPEASAGPPAAPRPRREPRKPEDADGGGDAAAAKRSRRERREEARAGVPRSPAIKISYSTPQGTGEVVEIPPRVHGSLEPFCPPPASPGGPDPEPPRDRPAVGAPASIPKLKLTRPLPPGASPPPPKIRLKPRRLGAGEQEPVYRAELVQELKGRGPPADGAAPHGGLADSPSASSGEDDDCKGCPRSAHGPDSAGPVFLAACPGGSGCAGELAWSDSLDESRSSGSDATLPDACDLSPGGGVPSSSKGTRPTVPPLTVRLHTQSVSKCVTEDGRTVAVGDIVWGHQR